One part of the Nitrospira sp. genome encodes these proteins:
- a CDS encoding zinc transporter ZupT: MLNLIGLGAVAGLIPVYLGILSALFLGKVLPRTWEGGLIGVANGVLVYLFFDLMHEATEQTGARDPISWLVFLGSLAVSFVGLVALESSQVFGARAGSRWLSLPTMIAVGMGLHNLGEGLAIGASYAGGEYTLSLLLVAGFGLHNGTEGFGVVGAAGKQPMSARDVLVLGLIAGLPTCIGTVLSGQGVSSYFSICFYALAAGSLLYVVLSLTAMSYTATRRVQVAAGMFTGIAIMYVTAMLLTLVSGVRS; this comes from the coding sequence ATGCTGAATCTCATTGGCTTGGGCGCGGTCGCCGGATTGATTCCGGTGTATCTGGGCATTCTGTCGGCGCTGTTCCTGGGAAAAGTCCTGCCACGTACGTGGGAGGGCGGGCTGATCGGCGTCGCCAATGGTGTATTGGTCTATCTCTTTTTCGATCTGATGCACGAAGCGACTGAGCAGACGGGCGCACGTGATCCCATCTCGTGGTTGGTATTTCTGGGCAGTCTCGCGGTCAGTTTTGTCGGCTTGGTCGCGTTGGAATCCAGCCAGGTGTTCGGGGCTCGCGCGGGAAGCCGGTGGTTGTCGCTTCCGACCATGATTGCGGTTGGGATGGGGTTGCACAATCTCGGGGAAGGCCTGGCCATCGGCGCCAGTTATGCCGGCGGGGAATATACGTTGAGCCTCTTGTTGGTCGCCGGGTTTGGCTTGCACAATGGGACCGAGGGATTCGGGGTTGTGGGCGCGGCCGGGAAGCAGCCGATGTCGGCGCGGGATGTGCTGGTGTTGGGGCTGATCGCCGGTCTTCCGACCTGCATCGGCACGGTGTTGAGCGGGCAAGGTGTGTCTTCCTACTTTTCCATCTGCTTTTATGCCTTGGCGGCCGGTTCCTTGCTGTATGTGGTGCTGTCACTCACCGCGATGTCCTACACGGCGACGCGGCGGGTGCAGGTGGCAGCGGGCATGTTCACGGGGATCGCGATCATGTACGTCACGGCCATGCTCTTGACGCTGGTCAGTGGCGTTCGTAGCTGA